In the genome of Streptomyces sp. NBC_00259, the window CGCGGTAGGCGGACAGATCGGCGTGGCCGGTCTTCTTCGCCCTGGCGTCGGCCTTGGCGCGCTCCCGCTGCTCCTTCATGAGCCGGCGGAAGCCGTCCTCGTCCACGGTCAGGCCCTGCTCGGCGGCCATCTCCAGGGTGAGGTCGATCGGGAAGCCCCAGGTGTCGTGGAGCAGGAAGGCCTTGTCGCCGGAGAGGACCTTCGAGCCGGCGCTGCGGGCCTCGGTGACGGCGCCGTCCAGCACGTTCGTACCGGCGTTCAGCGTCTTGAGGAAGCGGACCTCCTCGGCGAGCGCGACGGACTCGATGCGCCTGCGGTCGGTCTCCAGCTCCGGGTACTGCTGCCCCATGGTCTTGATGACCACGTCGACGAGAGCGGCGACCACCGGGTCGGTGGCGCCGAGGAGGCGCATGTTGCGGATGGCGCGGCGCATGATGCGGCGCAGCACGTAGCCGCGGCCCTCGTTGCCGGGGGTGACTCCGTCGCCGATGAGCATCACGGACGTCCGCAGGTGGTCGGCGACCACGCGGAGGGACACGTCCGAGTCGTGGTTCTCGCCGTAGCGGACGCCGGTGAGCTCGGTGGCCTTGTCGATGACGACGCGCAGGGTGTCGGTCTCGTACATGTTCTGCACGTCCTGCAGGATCATGGCGAGACGCTCGAGGCCCAGACCGGTGTCGATGTTCCTGCTCGGCAGGTCTCCGACGATCTCGAAGTCCTCCTTGGAGGTGCCCTCGCCACGCTCGTACTGCATGAAGACCAGGTTCCAGATCTCCACGTAGCGCTCGTCGTTGACGGCCGGGCCGCCCTCGACGCCGAACGCGGGACCACGGTCGTAGTTGATCTCCGAGCAGGGGCCACAGGGGCCGGGCACGCCCATGGACCAGAAGTTGTCCTTCTTGCCGAGGCGCTGGATGCGCTCGGCGGGGACGCCGACGACCTCGCGCCAGATGCGCTCGGCCTCGTCGTCGTCGAGGTACACCGTGATCCAGAGCTTCTCCGGCTCCAGTCCGTAGCCGCCGTCCGCCACGGAGCCGGTGAGCAGCTCCCAGGCGTACTTGATGGCGCCTTCCTTGAAGTAGTCGCCGAAGGAGAAGTTGCCGCACATCTGGAAGAACGTGCCGTGGCGGGTGGTCTTGCCGACCTCTTCGATGTCGGGCGTACGCACGCACTTCTGCACGCTGGTGGCGCGCGGGGCGGGCGGCTTGGTCTCGCCCAGGAAGTACGGCTTGAAGGGCACCATGCCCGCGTTGACCAGGAGCAGAGTCGGGTCGTCCGCGATGAGCGACGCCGAAGGCACGACGGTGTGCCCGCGCTCCTCGAAGAAGCTCAGCCAGCGGCGGCGGATTTCAGCCGACTCCATCAGTGGTCCTCATTCCGGTCGTACGGATGCTTCTTGTCAAGCATCTCGTAGTGCTTCCTGTACTGCTTCTGGTTTTCGAGGGCGGCGCGACCGCGCTGCGCGGGCAGTCCCCGGTCGACGGGCTCCTCGATCCCCAGGGCCTCGCCGAGCTCGGCCTCGCGCTGGGCCATCCCGGCCCGGACGTCGAGGGCGAAGTCCTTGAGACGGTGCCCGGTCTCGACCGCCTTGTTGGCGGCCTGTGCGGCCAGGCTTTCCGGGGTCAGCTGCTTGAGCTTCCGGTTGACCTTGGTGGTGGCCCACACGCCGGCGGCGGCGCCCGCGGTGAACCAGAACGCACGACGGAACATCGCGCTCAGCCCTTCTGCTTCCGGCGCCTCGCGGCCGGTACGGTGCGGCCGACGACGACCGTGCGACGGGTCTGCGCGGGCGGCACGTCGGTCTTGTTGCGGCTCATCGCCCGGCGTACGCCGTAGCCGAACGCCGCGACCTTCACCAGCGGGCCGCCGAAGGTCGAGGCGACGGTGGTGGAGAGCGCCGAGGCGTTGGAGGTGACCTCCTGGACGTCGGAGGCGATGGCGTCGACCCGGTCGAGCTGGGTCTGCGCGGACCGGACGGTCGCGGAGGCGTCGGCCAACAGTGGCACGGCCTGCTCGGTCACGTCCGCCACCAGCTTGGTGGTCGCCCTGAGCGTCTGCGCCAGCCTCACCAGCACCACGGCGAGGAAGGAGACCAGGATCGCCCAGAAGACAGCCACCAGGATCCCGGCAACCTCTCCACCGGTCACGCTGCACCGCTCTCTGCTCGTCGAGGGTCACTTCGAAAGTCTTTGTCCGACCCTATCGCGCCGGAGGTCGCGCCCCGTACCCGTATCAGTACAGGAACGCGACCCCGTCCGGGAACGCGAGAGCCCGCCGCTCCCCCGCCGGAATCGGCGAGGTGGCGGCGGGCTGAGGCGCGAAGCCGGGGTCGTCTACGACCGCTGGATCAGCGGGCGTAGTACTCGACGACCAGCTGCTCGTCGCAGATCACCGGGATCTCCTTGCGGTTCGGCTCCCGGTCCAGGCGGAAGGCGAGCGCCTTGAGGTTGACCTGCAGGTAGCGCGGGGTCTCGCCGTCGGGCGCGTAGCCACCCTCACGGGCGACCTGGAAGGGGTGCTTCTCGCGGGAGCGCTCGCGGATCGTGACGACGTCGTCCGGGCGGACACGGAACGAGGGCTTGTCGACCTTGCCACCGTTGACCTCGACGTGGCCGTGAACGACCATCTGACGGGCCTGGTAGATCGTGCGGGCGATGCCGGAACGGAGCACCAGGGCGTCGAGACGGCGCTCGAGCTCGATGATCAGGGCCTCACCCGTCTTGCCCTGGACCTTGCTGGCGCGCTCGTAGGCACGGACCAGCTGACGCTCGGAGACGTCGTACTGGGCGCGAAGACGCTGCTTCTCGAGCAGACGGACCTTGTAGTCCGAGTTCTGCTTGCGGCCACGGCCGTGCTCACCCGGCGGGTAGGGGCGAGCCTCGAAGTACTTGACGGCCTTCGGCGTCAGGGCGATGCCGAGTGCACGCGACTTCTTGACCTTGGGTCGCGACTGGTTCACGGGGAACCTACCTCCATGTAAGTTAGGTGAGCCTTACCTTAATCGAGGAGGACGTAATGTCTCGACCACATGGGATCCCCCTGCCCAGTGCGCATCGCAGTTCAGACGCCCCAGCGCCTGCTTACGACGACGATGAACAAGGTCAGCCGCGTCCCAGGGAAGACGCTCGGCAGCCCACCAAAGCCGAGCGCGTACGAACCCTCGTTGAGTACAACGCCTCAGTATCCCTCACGCTGCCGGGTGCTCGCGACCAGGGTCCCGGGTTCTGGGAACCCGCCGCGCGCACCGTCACCCCTGAGGGGGACGTCGTTCTCCTTGTGCCATGGGATTCTCCCACCGCCAGGGCCGCGGCCTACGCCCAGGACGACGACCTGACCTGCGTGATGGAGATCACGGATGTCGCCCCCGTCGCCGTACGGCAGCGCATCCGCGGCCGCGCCTGGCTCGCCGGCTGGCTCACCGCCGTGCGCAACGAGGACCGCGACCGCTACCGGGAACTGCTCGCCGAGCGGCACCCCGTGCGCGCGGTGCTGGAGAGCGACGCGGAGCACCCGTCCTGGATGCTCGTACGGCTGGAGACCGGCGAGATCTCCGTGGACGACCTGTGGGGCACGGGCTGTGTGGAGCCCGACGACCTCGGCAGGACCGAGCCCGATCCGGTCGCGCGGCACGAGGCGGAACTGCTGCAGCATCTGCACTCCACCCACGCCGACCAGGTGCGCGGGCTGGCCACCCTGCTCGGCGACCGCAAGGGCAAGGCCTCTGCTGCGGCGCATGACGTGGTGCCGCTGGCGCTCGACCGGTTCGGGCTGCGGGTGCGCATCACGGAGAAGAAGGGGGGCCGCGCCTTCGACGCGCGCTTCGACTTCCCCGAGCCGGTGCGGGACACCGGGGAGCTGCGGCAGGCCATGCACACGCTCTTCTCCGCGGCGATGGGCTGACGAGGCGCCTCAGCGGTCGTTCGCCGCTTCACCGCCCCGGAGGCGCTCGCGGACCTTCTCGACCACGTCCGCGTAGCGTGCCTCCGCGCCGTACCGCGTCGGTTCGTAGTAGCGCTTGCCGTGGACCGCGTCCGGCGCGTACTGCTGCGGGGCGATGCCGCCCGGGACGTCGTGCGGATACACATACCCCTGGGCGTGGCCCAGCTTGGCCGCGCCCTTGTAGTGGCCGTCGCGCAGATGCGGCGGGACCGGGCCGGCCAGACCGCCCCGCACATCCGCGAGAGCGGCGCCTATCGCCATCGTCGCGGCATTGGACTTCGGGGCCAGGGCCAGCGCGATGGTGGCATGGCTGAGGGTGAGCGCCGCCTCGGGGAAACCGATCATGGCCACGGCCTGGGCGGCGGCGACGGCCGTCGGCAGCGCCGTCGGGTCGGCGAGGCCGATGTCCTCACTGGCCGAGATCAT includes:
- the rpsD gene encoding 30S ribosomal protein S4, yielding MNQSRPKVKKSRALGIALTPKAVKYFEARPYPPGEHGRGRKQNSDYKVRLLEKQRLRAQYDVSERQLVRAYERASKVQGKTGEALIIELERRLDALVLRSGIARTIYQARQMVVHGHVEVNGGKVDKPSFRVRPDDVVTIRERSREKHPFQVAREGGYAPDGETPRYLQVNLKALAFRLDREPNRKEIPVICDEQLVVEYYAR
- a CDS encoding DUF6167 family protein; this translates as MFRRAFWFTAGAAAGVWATTKVNRKLKQLTPESLAAQAANKAVETGHRLKDFALDVRAGMAQREAELGEALGIEEPVDRGLPAQRGRAALENQKQYRKHYEMLDKKHPYDRNEDH
- a CDS encoding DUF948 domain-containing protein translates to MTGGEVAGILVAVFWAILVSFLAVVLVRLAQTLRATTKLVADVTEQAVPLLADASATVRSAQTQLDRVDAIASDVQEVTSNASALSTTVASTFGGPLVKVAAFGYGVRRAMSRNKTDVPPAQTRRTVVVGRTVPAARRRKQKG
- a CDS encoding DUF2470 domain-containing protein encodes the protein MPWDSPTARAAAYAQDDDLTCVMEITDVAPVAVRQRIRGRAWLAGWLTAVRNEDRDRYRELLAERHPVRAVLESDAEHPSWMLVRLETGEISVDDLWGTGCVEPDDLGRTEPDPVARHEAELLQHLHSTHADQVRGLATLLGDRKGKASAAAHDVVPLALDRFGLRVRITEKKGGRAFDARFDFPEPVRDTGELRQAMHTLFSAAMG
- the alaS gene encoding alanine--tRNA ligase, which codes for MESAEIRRRWLSFFEERGHTVVPSASLIADDPTLLLVNAGMVPFKPYFLGETKPPAPRATSVQKCVRTPDIEEVGKTTRHGTFFQMCGNFSFGDYFKEGAIKYAWELLTGSVADGGYGLEPEKLWITVYLDDDEAERIWREVVGVPAERIQRLGKKDNFWSMGVPGPCGPCSEINYDRGPAFGVEGGPAVNDERYVEIWNLVFMQYERGEGTSKEDFEIVGDLPSRNIDTGLGLERLAMILQDVQNMYETDTLRVVIDKATELTGVRYGENHDSDVSLRVVADHLRTSVMLIGDGVTPGNEGRGYVLRRIMRRAIRNMRLLGATDPVVAALVDVVIKTMGQQYPELETDRRRIESVALAEEVRFLKTLNAGTNVLDGAVTEARSAGSKVLSGDKAFLLHDTWGFPIDLTLEMAAEQGLTVDEDGFRRLMKEQRERAKADARAKKTGHADLSAYREVADTSGSTEFTGYGHTEGESTIVGLLVDGVPSPAASEGDEVEVVLDRTPFYAEGGGQLADQGRIKLDTGAVIEVRDVQQPVPGVSVHKGSVQVGEVTVGASAYTAIDVTRRRAIARAHSATHLTHQALRDALGPTAAQAGSENSPGRFRFDFGSPAAVPGTVLTDVEQKINEVLARELDVQAEVMSIDEAKKQGAIAEFGEKYGERVRVVTIGDFSKELCGGTHVHNTAQLGLVKLLGESSIGSGVRRIEALVGVDAYNFLAKEHTVVAQLQELVKGRSEELPEKIAAMLGKLKDAEKEIEKFRAEKVLQAAAGLVESAKDVRGIALVTGQVPDGTSADDLRKLVLDVRGRIPGDRPAVVALFTTANGRPLTVIATNEGARGRGLKAGELVRTAAKTLGGGGGGKPDVAQGGGQNPAAIGDAIDAVERLVGETA